CTTTTTCATTCACTCTTGAAGGATGAAATTCCAAATCAAGAAAATCAAAGTAGATATAATCATTTCCAGTAGCCTCCATTTTGAAGAAAACTTGCTTCAAATCCATCATGATGAATTTTCTAATTTCTTTTAAGTTCGAAATCAAAATTCCATCACAGAAAAAAAATTTTAAAAAAGTATCAGTTTTAAAGATAAATAAAATAAAAAAACCTTTGGGGGAGGATAGGATGAAATTTGAAAGAAATAAAAGTTCTATCGAAAAACAAATGCAGCTTTTATACGAAGAATATTTGAAAACAAATAACTTAGCTCCTCTCTTTGAGATGATATATCAGGTTTTCCCAAAGATTCTTCTTCGGTATTACAGAAACTATGATTTTGTTTACGATACTATTGTTGATTTCATTGAAAATGATTTAAAAAAAACCATTGCTTATTATCAAAATTTAAATGATGATGTGAGTTTTTATCGGTATTTATACAAAGCCATAAGAAACCATATTTATACCCTTGATAGAAAAGCCAAAAGGCAATCGATAGAGTATATTCAATTCTCATCAAAAGAAGAAAAAATCATCCCTTTTCGACGTAATATTGAAGAAAACAAAAATGAAATTTCTGATTTCTGGTTTTACCTTAGCCAAGCACTCAAACAATTGAATTTAGAAGATGTTTTGGTTTTCAAATTAAGCCATGATATCCCCTTAAATACCGATGAATTGGTTTACTTGATCCAACGATTAGGATATGAAAAAACAAAAAGATTCTTAAGAAATTATAGAGCAAAAAAAGAAAGGTTTATCGAAAAAAACTTCAAAAACGAAATCAGGCTCAATAGAAAATATTACAAAAAGTTTTATGATAAAGAGAATCCTTTCTTGCAAAGTCATTTTAACTTCACACAAAAAACAATATTTAGGATTGATTACCGACCCAAATTCAAAGATATATCTCAATTACTGAATGTATCCCAGAGCAAAATCCACTATACAATCAACAAAGTGAAAAAGCATCTAAAAGAATATTTACGTTTGTACAAAAACAATAATGGTTTTTCATCTCTAGCAGCCTAAAAAGAATTATGGAAATCACAATCTACTCAGATATTATTAAATTCAAAAATATTGTAGTTGTAATAGAAATATTCAAAAACTCATCAGAAGAAAGGTTTTTGAAATTTACAAAAATTGATTATCAAGATAAACTTTTATTTGTCGGTGAGAAGTCATTGAGTCCTTACCAAGAAAGTTTGAGTAAAGACTTAGTTCAGCTCATCATTCTAAACAAAAATAAAAAACAAGAAATACAGATATATGAAATCAAAAAAGAATTGACATTCAATTTAGATAAAGTTAGTAGTGGAAATTATAGATTCTTACTTCGAAAAGGAACAGAAACAAAAGAAATATTAGGTATTAACCTACATTGATGGAAGAATTATATGAAGTTAAAAATCACAACCAAGAATGATGTAGTTATAGTGTCTATTGAAGGTGCCATCAAATCTGGTGATGAATATCAATTAGCCGAAAGAATGGAACAATACATCAAACCAAACGTAGCTCCAAAGTTCATCATTGATATGAAAAAAGTACCTTTTATTAATTCTCAAGCATTAGGGCTTTTTTTACATATTTACAAACATATAGATTATTTAAAGGGAAGGATAGTTTTTTGTGGATTGAACTCTGATATTGAGTCCTTAATGAATCTAACCCAACTTTCGAATGTTTTTGAAATTTATAAAACTTTAGATGAAGCATTGGAAAGTTTCGAAGATTGATCATTCAATGATATAAAACTTGCCTGTTTCTGGATCAAAGTAGATTTTACGAGTTCTTGTCTTTGGAGTAGGCTCATCACGTTCATCCCACGAGTCAAAAGTAAATGGATATTTTCTGAGGTCTTGTCGTAATTCCTCTATGTTTTTTATTCTTTCCTCTATTTCTTCTTCTAATTCTTCATATGGATCTTTGTAAGTATATAATTGGTTATCTCCTATTTTGAGTTGTAGTGCCAATTTTGTATATAAAAAGCCACCGATGAAACCACCAAAGTGTCCGATGTGGGATATATTCGAAGATGAGTCAATGAATGCCAAAACCAGAGAGCCAAGGCCAAAAATGAGAGCAGCAGTTCTTGCTTTCATGGGAAAGAAAAAGACAAACAAAGTGGACTTTGGGTAAAAGATTGCCAAAGCAGCAAGCAACCCCATCACAGCACCAGAAGCTCCTATGGTTGGAATGGTCAAATCCGACTGAAATAGCACTACAAAAAGAGAGCCAAAAAGTCCAGAAATAAAATAAAGCCAAGTAAATGGAATCGAACCAATAGTAACTTCAATTGCGGAGCCTAAGCTCCACAAAGCTATCATGTTGACTAAAAGATGTAATGATAATCCTTGATAGCCATGAAGAAACATAGCAGTGAAAGGTTGCCAAAAAGAACCATTCCAAAATTCCACAGGAACAAGTCCAAACTGAAAGTAAAACTCTTGTAGCCATAGTGGAT
The sequence above is a segment of the Leptospiraceae bacterium genome. Coding sequences within it:
- a CDS encoding STAS domain-containing protein, producing the protein MKLKITTKNDVVIVSIEGAIKSGDEYQLAERMEQYIKPNVAPKFIIDMKKVPFINSQALGLFLHIYKHIDYLKGRIVFCGLNSDIESLMNLTQLSNVFEIYKTLDEALESFED
- a CDS encoding rhomboid family intramembrane serine protease, with translation MQYRKNPLITKTLIFLNITIHLFILIYGVYIKSDPLWLQEFYFQFGLVPVEFWNGSFWQPFTAMFLHGYQGLSLHLLVNMIALWSLGSAIEVTIGSIPFTWLYFISGLFGSLFVVLFQSDLTIPTIGASGAVMGLLAALAIFYPKSTLFVFFFPMKARTAALIFGLGSLVLAFIDSSSNISHIGHFGGFIGGFLYTKLALQLKIGDNQLYTYKDPYEELEEEIEERIKNIEELRQDLRKYPFTFDSWDERDEPTPKTRTRKIYFDPETGKFYIIE